CCGCGGGGGTGGCGGCTTGGTTTGGTAACGACCCCCGACAGGATCAATTCCATGCTGCAGAAATTCGCCCTTATCGCTGGTGCCGCGACGTGCGCGCTGGCGCTTTCCGCGTGTCAGGATCAGGCGTCGTCGGGCGGCGGCGCGCGCGATTATATCAGCGCGGTCGGTTCCTCGACGGTCTATCCCTTTGCCACCGCGGTCGGTGAGAAGTTCGCCGAAGCGACGGGCAACAAGACCCCCAAGATCGACAGCACCGGCACCGGCGGCGGCTTCGAGCGCTTCTGCGCCGGCGTCGGCGGCGACACGCCCGACATCGCGAACGCATCGCGCCGCATCAAGAAGAAGGAATTCGACACCTGCGCCAAGAACGGCGTCAAGGACATCGTCGAAATCCAGGTCGGCATCGACGGTATCGCGCTCGGCGAAGCGCAGCGCGGCCCGGGCTTCAAGCTGAGCGAAGAAGATGTCTATAAGGCGCTCGCCGCCAACCCCTATGGCAAGCCGAACACCGCGAAGACGTGGAAGGACGTCAACCCCGCCCTCCCCGCGGTTGCGATCTCGGTCTTCGGGCCGCCATCGACCAGCGGCACTTACGATGCGTTCAAGGAGCTGATCCTCGGCAAGGGCTGCGATGCCAATGCGGAGATGAAGGCGCTGAAGGACAGCGACAAGGACAAGCATGAGGCGACCTGCACGACGCTGCGCGGCGCGCCCTATTATGTCGAGCAGGGCGAGAACGACAACCTGATCATCTCGAAGCTCGACAAGAACCCGACCAGCCTCGGCATCTTTGGCTTCAGCTATCTCGATGCCAACAAGGACAAGATCAAGGCGGTGCCGGTGCAGGGCGTCGCCCCGACCTATGCCGCGATCGCCGACGGCAGCTACCCCGGTTCGCGGCCGCTGTTCATCTATGTCAAGAAGGCGCATGTCGGCGTCGTCCCCGGCCTCGCCGAATATGTCGCCGAGTTCCTGAAGGGCGCCGGCGAAGGCGGTTATCTGAACGCCAAGGGCCTGATCGTGTCGCCGAAGGATATCGCGGCGACCGCCGCCGCCAACGGCAAGGGCATGACCGTCCTCGACGGGTCGGTGCTGAAGTAAATTATCGAACCGCTCTCCCTTCTCCGTTCGTGTCGAGCTTCCTGCCTCTCCGTTCGCATCGAGCGAAGTCGAGATGCCCAGAAGTCGGACACTGCCGATGGGTGTCTCGACTTCGCTCGACACGAGCGGGAATGGGATGCTCGATGCGAGCGGGAATTATTGGAATAGCTGAGACGTGACCTTCAACGCCGCCGCCCTTTTGCTATTGATCGCAGGGTTAGCCCTGATCGGCTGGCTTGCCGGCCGCGCGCGGTCGAGCCTGCTCGCCGGCCGGGCGGGGACCAAGCTCCACTCGCGCCCGCAATATCATGGCTGGTATGTCGCGCTGTGGCTGTTCGCCCCCGCCGCGCTGTTTCTTGCCGTCTGGTCGTCGGTGTCGCCGGCGCTGATCACCAACCAGGTGCTGGCGAGCGAGGCGGCGCAAAGCCTGCCGTCGTTCGGGTTCGAGCGCGGCGCGATCCTCTCCGACGCGCGCAACGTCGCCGAGGGCAAGCAGGCCGCGGTGCGGCTGCCCGCCGCGGCGCCGCTGGTGCAGCCCTATGCCGACGCTGCCCACACATATGCGTGGATCGGCATCGCCGCGATGCTGGCGCTGGCGCTGGCGGGCGGCCTGTACGCCTTCACGCGCATCCGCCCCGATTTCCGGGCGCGGACGCGGGTCGAAAAGATCGTGATGCTGTTCCTGCTGCTCGCGTCGCTGGTCGCGATCCTCACGACCTTTGGCATCGTGCTGTCGCTCTTGTTCGAATCGATCCGCTTCTTCCGCCTCGTCTCGCCCGCCGAACTGCTGTTCGGTACGACATGGGCGCCGACGAGCGGCGCGCCGCAGCCGGGTACCTTTGGCGGCATCCCGCTGTTCTGGGGCACGATTTTGATCGGCGCGATCATCGCGATGATCGTTGCCATTCCCATCGGGATGATGACCGCGGTCTACCTCACCCAATATGCCGCGCCGACGGTGCGCAAATGGGTGAAGCCGCTGCTCGAGATTCTCGCGGGCGTGCCGACCGTCGTCTACGGCTATTTCGCCGCGCTGACCGTCGCCCCGGCGCTGCGCGAGTTTGCGGTGATGCTGGGCATTCCGAACGCCTCGACCGAAAGCGCGCTCGCCGCGGGGATCGTGATGGGCGTGATGATCATCCCCTTCGTCTCCTCAATGGCCGACGACAGCATCAACGCAGTGCCGCAGGCGATGCGCGACGGATCGCTGGCGCTCGGCGCAACGCCGAACGAGACGATCCGCCAGGTGCTGATCCCCGCCGCGCTGCCCGGCGTGATGGGCGGCATTTTGCTCGCGGTCAGCCGCGCGATCGGCGAGACGATGATCGTGGTGATGGCGGCGGGCCTCTCCGCCAACATGACCGCCAACCCCTTTGCCAGCGTCACCACGGTGACCGCGCAGATCGTCAAATTGCTCACCGGCGATCAGGAATTCGACAGCGCCAAGACGCTGGCGGCCTTCGCGCTCGGCCTCGTCCTCTTCCTCGTCACGCTGCTGCTCAACATCGTCGCGCTGCGCATCGTCAAAAAATATCGGGAAGCTTATGAATAGGCAGACCACCCCCACCGACTGGAAGGGCGCGGCGATGCAAAAACGCATCGCAGGCCGCTACGCCGCCGAACGCCGCTTCAGGCTGATGGGGCTGGGCGCGGTGCTGCTCTCGGGCGCCTTCCTCGCCTTCCTGCTGTTCGTGATGGTCGGCAACGGCGCCCGCGGCTTCACCTATACGCATGTGTCGGTGCCGGTCGATTTCAAGGCCATGCCGCTGACGATCGACACGACGCGGTTGGGCGATGCCGACGCCGACCAGGTGATCGCGGGCGCGGGGCTCGCCGACATCGTCGCCTTCGCCGCCGACGAGGCGCTGGGGGCCGACGGGTCGAAGCTGATCAGCGAAAATGCGTGGAAGGAAGTGCGCTCGGCGATCAAGGCCGACCCCGAATTGCTGGGGAGCAAGACGGTGTTCGAACTGCCCGCGTCGAGCGAGGTCGACATCGCCGCCAAGGAAGGCGCCAAGGGCGCGCTCGGCGCGAAGGTCGACGCGCTGGAGAAAGACGGCAAGCTGTCGACCGGCATCCACTGGCCCTTCTTCAAGAATGCCGACGCCACCGATCCTGCGGTCGCCGGCATCTGGGGCGCGCTCAAGGGATCGGTGCTGACGATCTTCATCGCCTTCCTGATCGCCTTTCCGACCGGGGTGCTCGCGGCGCTCTATCTTGAGGAATATGCAGCGAAAAACCGCTGGACCGACCTGATCGAAGTGTCGATCAACAACCTTGCCGCGGTGCCGTCGATCATCTTCGGCCTGCTCGCGCTCGCGGTGTTCATCAACTGGTTCGGGCTATGCCAGGCGAGCCCGCTCGTCGGCGGGCTGACGCTGGCGCTG
The Sphingopyxis macrogoltabida genome window above contains:
- the pstA gene encoding phosphate ABC transporter permease PstA, whose protein sequence is MNRQTTPTDWKGAAMQKRIAGRYAAERRFRLMGLGAVLLSGAFLAFLLFVMVGNGARGFTYTHVSVPVDFKAMPLTIDTTRLGDADADQVIAGAGLADIVAFAADEALGADGSKLISENAWKEVRSAIKADPELLGSKTVFELPASSEVDIAAKEGAKGALGAKVDALEKDGKLSTGIHWPFFKNADATDPAVAGIWGALKGSVLTIFIAFLIAFPTGVLAALYLEEYAAKNRWTDLIEVSINNLAAVPSIIFGLLALAVFINWFGLCQASPLVGGLTLALMTMPVIVIASRNAIKSVPPSIRDAALGVGASPVQVVFHHVLPLALPGILTGTIIGMARALGETAPLLLVGMRAFIGDVPGGICSPSTVLPMQIFLWSDEVDRGFVEKTSAAIIVLLIVLLSMNAFAIYLRNKFEKRW
- the pstC gene encoding phosphate ABC transporter permease subunit PstC, with the translated sequence MTFNAAALLLLIAGLALIGWLAGRARSSLLAGRAGTKLHSRPQYHGWYVALWLFAPAALFLAVWSSVSPALITNQVLASEAAQSLPSFGFERGAILSDARNVAEGKQAAVRLPAAAPLVQPYADAAHTYAWIGIAAMLALALAGGLYAFTRIRPDFRARTRVEKIVMLFLLLASLVAILTTFGIVLSLLFESIRFFRLVSPAELLFGTTWAPTSGAPQPGTFGGIPLFWGTILIGAIIAMIVAIPIGMMTAVYLTQYAAPTVRKWVKPLLEILAGVPTVVYGYFAALTVAPALREFAVMLGIPNASTESALAAGIVMGVMIIPFVSSMADDSINAVPQAMRDGSLALGATPNETIRQVLIPAALPGVMGGILLAVSRAIGETMIVVMAAGLSANMTANPFASVTTVTAQIVKLLTGDQEFDSAKTLAAFALGLVLFLVTLLLNIVALRIVKKYREAYE
- a CDS encoding substrate-binding domain-containing protein → MLQKFALIAGAATCALALSACQDQASSGGGARDYISAVGSSTVYPFATAVGEKFAEATGNKTPKIDSTGTGGGFERFCAGVGGDTPDIANASRRIKKKEFDTCAKNGVKDIVEIQVGIDGIALGEAQRGPGFKLSEEDVYKALAANPYGKPNTAKTWKDVNPALPAVAISVFGPPSTSGTYDAFKELILGKGCDANAEMKALKDSDKDKHEATCTTLRGAPYYVEQGENDNLIISKLDKNPTSLGIFGFSYLDANKDKIKAVPVQGVAPTYAAIADGSYPGSRPLFIYVKKAHVGVVPGLAEYVAEFLKGAGEGGYLNAKGLIVSPKDIAATAAANGKGMTVLDGSVLK